Part of the Streptococcus ilei genome is shown below.
TTCTGGTCTAGAAGCTGGTACGCAATACCGTGGTAGCTTCGAAGAAAATATCCAAAATATGATCCAAGAAGTCAAAGCAATGGGCAATGTCATCCTCTTCTTCGATGAAATTCACCAAATTCTTGGTGCAGGTAGCACAGGAGATGGACAAGGATCTAAAGGTCTTGCGGATATCTTGAAACCAGCTCTTTCTCGTGGTGAATTAACCGTGATTGGGGCAACTACTCAAGATGAATACCGTAACACCATCTTGAAAAATGCTGCCCTTGCTCGTCGTTTCAACGAAGTCAAGGTCAATGCTCCTTCTGCTGAAGATACCTTCAAGATTCTCCAAGGAATCCGTGATCTTTATGAAAAACACCACAATGTTGTCTTGCCAGATGAAGTCTTGAAAGCAGCAGTTGATTATTCTGTTCAATACATTCCACAACGGAGCTTGCCTGATAAGGCCATCGACTTGGTTGATGTGACAGCTGCTCACTTGGCAGCTCAACATCCAGTAACAGATGTGCACGCAGTGGAACATGAAATTGATGAAGAAAAAGCAAAACAAGAAGAAGCTGCAGCTAAAGAAGATTACGAAGCAGCTTTGAAAGCAAAAGTTCGCATCGAAGAACTGGAAAAGAAAATTGCTAACCATACGGAAGACCATAAAGTAACAGCAACAATCAACGATGTGGCTGAATCAGTAGAACGGATGACGGGTATTCCAGTTTCTCAAATGGGAGCAACCGATATCGAACGCTTGAAAGATATGGGACACCGTTTGCAAACGAAAGTTATCGGTCAAGACAAGGCCGTTGAAGCCGTTGCCAAAGCGATTCGTCGGAACCGTGCAGGATTTGATGAAGGCAACCGTCCAATCGGTAGCTTCCTCTTCGTCGGACCTACTGGTGTCGGTAAGACTGAGTTGGCTAAACAATTGGCCCTTGATATGTTTGGTACCAAAGATGCCATCATCCGTTTGGACATGTCAGAATACAGCGATCGTACAGCCGTCTCTAAGTTGATTGGTACCACTGCCGGTTATGTTGGTTACGATGATAACAACAATACCTTGACAGAACGTGTACGTCGCAATCCTTACTCTATCGTCCTTCTTGATGAGATTGAAAAGGCGGATCCTCAAGTGATCACCCTGCTCCTTCAAGTCTTGGATGATGGTCGTTTGACAGATGGTCAAGGAAACACCGTTAACTTCAAGAATACGGTCATTATCGCTACTTCAAACGCTGGCTTTGGTTATGAGGCTAACTTGACAGAAGATGCTGACAAACCAGAACTCATGGATCGTTTGAAACCATTCTTCCGTCCAGAATTCCTAAACCGCTTCAATGCTGTCATCGAATTCTCACACTTGAGCAAGGAAGACCTTTCTAAGATTGTTGACTTGATGTTAGCAGAAGTGAATAAAACGCTTGCTAAGAAAGACATTGATTTGACAGTTACCGATGCAGCTAAAGAATATATGACTGAAGAAGGATACGATGAAGTCATGGGTGTTCGTCCACTCCGTCGTGTGGTTGAACAACAAATCCGTGATAAGGTGACTGACTTCCACTTGGATAACCTTGACGCAAAACACTTGTTGGCTGATATGGAAGATGGAGAATTGGTTATTAAAGAGAATGGAACCTCAGAAGAATAACCGAAACATCTAGCTCCATAAACAAGAGAAAATCAGTTTGAAAAAGAAGGCTAGGAAGAAATTCTTAGCCTTTTTAATGTCAACAAAAGAAAATATATGAGGTATAGTTTTATCGTTTTTTTTCCCAGAAAGTGAAAAATGATAAAAAATAGGTATGTTTTTTCATAAATTAGTGCAAAATACAGCATGAAAATGCCTTAGAAAGCGTCTGTAAGCAAGATTTTCTTATAAATGAACAAATAAATTATATAATATATAAAAGACTAAATTTAAGGGGATAGGATGATTTTATGAAAAATCCAATTGATATTTATTCGACAAAAGATTATAAGAAAGTTGAAGCTGTCGTTCAATTGATGGTGGATGGAAAGGTGACAAGTTATAGAGTAGCGACTGAGACAGATATTAGCAAGATGAGTCTAGCTACCTTGACAAAAGGAACCAGTAAAATTAAAAATATTACCTATCAAACAGCCATGTTGTTGATTGAATGGTATGATAAAAATCATGAAAAATATGGAATCACAATCGATTAGCAAAAACCTATTTTTTATGGTTTTTTCTTTTTCTAAAAAAGAAAGCACTAGAAAAGCTGTCCGAATCAAATAGTGGTTGGACACCTCCATCTAAGGACTTATTTTTTTGAAAATCAAGGGTTCGTATTGAAAATACCTATAAAATTTGCTATAGTAGAGCATATATGATTTAAAAAGGAGAAATGGGATGCAAAGTGGTACAACCTTGCTATTTATGCTTGCGCTAATGGTCGGAATGATGTTCTTCATGAGCCGTAGCCAAAAGAAACAATACCAAAAACGGATGGAAAGCTTGAACAAGCTTCAAAAAGGGTATGAAGTGATTACCATCGGTGGTTTGTATGGAACAGTTGATGAAGTAGATACTGAACGGAAAACCGTTGTCTTGGATGTGGATGGCGTATATCTCACATTTGAATTGACAGCTATTAAAACAGTTTTGCCAGTTTCAGAAGGAGTGACAGCTAGTGCAGTTGAAGGCGCTGGCGAATCAGATTCTATCATCGACGGTGAATAATAAGAAGGAGCGATCAAAAGGTCGCTTTTTTCATTTTTAGCTAGATCCCCCTAGAAAAGGGACAAGACTGCCATTTTAAGCGGATTTATGATATAATGAAGCGATAAAAACAGTGAAATAGGTAGAAAAACATGTTTCGTTTTAAAAAGAAAGAAAAGTTAAGTGTTCCCCTAGAAGTGCCCAAGCATATTGGAATTATCATGGATGGGAATGGTCGTTGGGCCAAAAAACGGATGCAACCTCGTGTCTTTGGGCATAAAGCTGGTATGGAGGCTTTGCAAGAAGTAACCATTGCAGCCAAGGAGATGGGTGTGCAGGCCCTAACGGTCTATGCTTTCTCAACTGAAAACTGGACACGTCCTCAACAGGAAGTGAGCTTTATCATGAATCTTCCAGTTGAATTCTATGACCGCTTTGTTCCAGAGCTTCACAAAAATAATGTGAAGATCCAGATGATTGGCGAGGTTTCCCGTCTTCCGAAGGAAACCTTGGAGGCTCTGGAAAAGGCAGAGGCCTTAACACGCTCCAATACAGGCTTGATATTGAATTTCGCCTTGAACTATGGAGGACGGGCAGAACTGACCCAAGCAGTCAAACAAATTGCCCAGGAAGTCCTAGATGCGCGCTTGAATCCAGGCGATATTTCAGAAGAGATGATTGCCAATTATTTGTATACCAGTAGTCTACCCAAGGACTTACGAGATCCTGATCTGATTATTCGGACTAGTGGCGAGCTTCGCTTGAGCAACTTTTTACCTTGGCAAGCAGCCTATAGTGAGCTTTACTTTACCGATGTGATGTGGCCTGACTTTGGAGAAAAGGCCTTGCATGAAGCAATAGAAGAATACAGCCATCGTCATCGACGTTTTGGTGGTGTATAGGAGAGAAATAGATGAGAAAAGATTTACAGAAGCGAGTGATTTTTGGAGGAATCGCCCTAGCATTCTTTATCCCAGTTGTTCTTATGGGAGGCCTTGTGTTCCAGATTGTAGTGGGACTTATCGCTATGTTGGGTGTTCATGAATTGTTGAAGATGAAAGGTCTGCAGACTGAAACCATCGAAGGAGCCTTGGCCATGCTAGCAGCTCTTGTGTTGGCGTTGCCTTTAGAGAGTTACCTTCCCTTCTTACCAGCGGGTGGCAATTTCATCGCCTATGGCCTTTTGGTCTTATTATTGATGGGAACGACTGTCTTGGCGCAAGGCTACACCTATGACGAGGTTGTCTATCCGATTGCTTCAAGTTTTTATGTTGGCTTTGGTTTCCATGCTTTGATTCAAGCACGCTTAGCAGGTGTAGATAAGATTCTCTTGGCCCTCTTTATTGTTTGGGCTACGGATTCAGGAGCCTACTTTATTGGGAGCCAGTTCGGTAAGAAAAAACTCTTGCCAAGAGTATCACCTAACAAGACTGTTGAAGGAAGTCTAGGCGGGATTGCTTGTGCTGTCGTTGTGACGATGATCTTTATGATGCTAGATCGTACCGTTGCAGGCTCTTACGGTTGGGTGACCATGATTCTCTTTACCATTCTTTTCAGTATAGCAGCTCAGTTTGGTGACCTAGTCGAAAGTGCCATCAAGCGCCATTTTGGAGTGAAAGACTCTGGCCGTTTTATTCCTGGTCACGGTGGTGTCTTGGATCGATTTGATAGCTTGATTTTTGTTTTCCCACTGATGCTATTCTTTGGTCTGTTTTAAACAGAAATCATCCTATCATCAGATAAAACGAAGGAGCGTGTATGCAATTTATTGCCTTTATTATCATTTTTGGCGTCATTGTCCTGGTACATGAGTTCGGCCATTTCTATTTTGCAAAGAAATCAGGCATCCTTGTTCGCGAGTTTGCGATTGGGATGGGGCCCAAGATTTTTGCCCATGTAGGCAAAGACGGAACAGCCTATACTATTCGAATCCTTCCATTGGGGGGCTATGTCCGAATGGCAGGCTGGGGCGAAGATACAACAGAGATTAAGACAGGAACGCCTGTCAGTCTAACTTTGAACCCTGAGGGAACAGTTGTTCGGATCAACCTTTCTGGGAAAAATATCGATCAGACAGCTCTTCCCATGAATGTCACAGATTTTGATTTTGAGGATAAACTTCAAATTACAGGAATCGTTATCGAAGAGACCAAAACTTATCCTGTCCACCATGATGCAACCATCGTTGAGGAAGATGGGACAGAAGTACGGATTGCTCCTCTGGATGTGCAGTATCAAAACGCTAGTATCTGGGGACGCCTGATGACCAACTTTGCTGGTCCAATGAACAACTTTATCTTAAGTATTGTCGTGTACTCTCTCCTTGCCTTTATGCAGGGAGGTGCAGTGGACTACTATAGCAACCATGTTCAGGTCGTTCCCCAAGGAGTGGTGGCTAAGGCTGGTTTGAAAGACAATGACCAGATCGTTCAAATCAATGAATACAAGGTCTCCAACTGGGATGAGTTGACAGATTCTGTCCAGAAGGCGACCCGTAACCAAGGAAAAAATCCAGAAGTAACGATTACCTATGAACGAGACGGGAAAACTCAAAAAGTGACGGTTCAACCAGAAGAAGATGGGGGACGGTATTATATCGGTGTGACCAATGCTGTCAAGACAGGCTTCCTAGATAAGCTTTTCTCAGGTGTGACAGATACTTGGTACACAGCAACTCGTATTTTGACGGCCTTGAAGGATATCATCTTCCACTTTAGTTTGAACAAGTTGGGTGGTCCGGTAGCGATCTACAAAGCTAGTTCGCAAGCTGCGGAGCTAGGACTTCCAGCTATCCTATCCTTGATGGCCATGCTGTCTATTAATATCGGAATCTTTAACTTGATTCCTATTCCGGCTTTGGATGGTGGGAAAATCTTGATCAATCTGATCGAGCTTGTTCGTAGAAAACCTCTTAAACAGGAGGTAGAAACCTACTTGACCCTTGCTGGAGTGGCGGTCATGGTTATTTTGATGATTGCTGTGACTTGGAACGATATCATGAAATTATTTTTGAAATAGAAAAGGAATGAATCTGAATGAAACAAAGTAAAATGCTTATTCCAACACTTCGCGAAATGCCAAGTGATGCCCAGGTCATCAGCCACGCTTTGATGCTCCGTGCTGGTTATGTTCGTCAAGTATCAGCAGGTGTCTACTCTTACCTACCACTTGCCAACCGTGTAATCGAAAAAGCTAAGAAGATCATGCGTCAGGAATTTGATAAGATTGGTGCCGTTGAGATGTTGGCCCCGGCCCTTCTCAGCGCTGACCTTTGGCGCGAATCTGGCCGTTATGAAACTTACGGGGAAGACTTGTACAAATTGAAAAATCGTGAGAAGTCAGATTTTATCTTGGGGCCAACTCACGAAGAAACTTTCACAGCTATTGTCCGTGATTCTGTTAAGTCTTACAAGCAGTTGCCACTGAATCTCTACCAAATCCAGCCTAAGTACCGTGATGAAAAACGTCCTCGTAATGGACTTCTTCGTACTCGTGAGTTCATCATGAAAGATGGTTACAGCTTCCACGCTAACTACGATAGCTTGGATGTGACCTATGATGAGTACAAGGCAGCCTATGAGCGTATCTTCACTCGCAGTGGTTTGGACTTCAAAGCCATCATCGGTGACGGTGGAGCCATGGGTGGTAAGGATAGCCAAGAGTTTATGGCCATCACTCCTTCACGAACAGACCTTGACCGTTGGGTGGTCTTAGACAAGTCAGTCGCATCATTTGACGAGATTCCTGCAGAAGTGCAAGAAGAAATTAAGGCAGAATTACTGAAATGGATGGTTTCTGGTGAAGATACGATTGCCTACTCAAGTGAGTCAAGCTATGCAGCTAACTTGGAAATGGCGACAAACGCCTACAAACCAAGCAACCGTGTTGTGACGGAAGAAGAAGTGGCTCGTGTAGAAACACCAGGTGTCAAATCAATTGATGAAGTAGCTGCCTTCTTGAATATCTCTGAAGACCAAACAATCAAGACCTTGGTTTATATTGCAGACCAAGAGCCAGTTGTAGCTCTATTGGTTGGCAACGACCAACTCAATGAAGTCAAGTTGAAAAACCACCTTGGAGCTGACTTCTTGGAACCTGCAACTGAGGCAGAAGTGAAAGAATTGTTGGGAGCTGACTTTGGTTCTCTTGGTCCAGTCAATCTTCCAGAAACTGTCAAAATTATTGCAGATCGCAAAGTGCAAGATAGCCGCAATGCTGTTGTGGGTGCTAACCAAAATGGTTACCACTTGACGGGTGTGAATCCAGGTCGCGACTTTACTGCCGAATATGTGGATATCCGTGAAGTGCGTGAGGGTGAAATCTCTCCAGATGGACAAGGTGTTCTCAACTTTGCGCGTGGGATCGAGATTGGTCACATCTTCAAACTCGGTACTCGCTACTCAGCAAGTATGGGTGCAGATGTCTTGGATGAAAATGGCCGTGCTGTGCCAATCATCATGGGCTGCTATGGTATCGGTGTGAGTCGTCTCCTTTCAGCAGTCATGGAACAACAC
Proteins encoded:
- a CDS encoding ATP-dependent Clp protease ATP-binding subunit — encoded protein: MNNNFNNMDDLFNQLMGNMGGFRSESRRYMINGREVTPEEFAIYRQTGQLPSDGGEQAQHSQAKGMKQDGILAKLGRNLTEEAREGKLDPVIGRNKEIQETAEILSRRTKNNPVLVGDAGVGKTAVVEGLAQAIVNGDVPAAIKNKEIISIDISGLEAGTQYRGSFEENIQNMIQEVKAMGNVILFFDEIHQILGAGSTGDGQGSKGLADILKPALSRGELTVIGATTQDEYRNTILKNAALARRFNEVKVNAPSAEDTFKILQGIRDLYEKHHNVVLPDEVLKAAVDYSVQYIPQRSLPDKAIDLVDVTAAHLAAQHPVTDVHAVEHEIDEEKAKQEEAAAKEDYEAALKAKVRIEELEKKIANHTEDHKVTATINDVAESVERMTGIPVSQMGATDIERLKDMGHRLQTKVIGQDKAVEAVAKAIRRNRAGFDEGNRPIGSFLFVGPTGVGKTELAKQLALDMFGTKDAIIRLDMSEYSDRTAVSKLIGTTAGYVGYDDNNNTLTERVRRNPYSIVLLDEIEKADPQVITLLLQVLDDGRLTDGQGNTVNFKNTVIIATSNAGFGYEANLTEDADKPELMDRLKPFFRPEFLNRFNAVIEFSHLSKEDLSKIVDLMLAEVNKTLAKKDIDLTVTDAAKEYMTEEGYDEVMGVRPLRRVVEQQIRDKVTDFHLDNLDAKHLLADMEDGELVIKENGTSEE
- the yajC gene encoding preprotein translocase subunit YajC, whose translation is MQSGTTLLFMLALMVGMMFFMSRSQKKQYQKRMESLNKLQKGYEVITIGGLYGTVDEVDTERKTVVLDVDGVYLTFELTAIKTVLPVSEGVTASAVEGAGESDSIIDGE
- a CDS encoding isoprenyl transferase; amino-acid sequence: MFRFKKKEKLSVPLEVPKHIGIIMDGNGRWAKKRMQPRVFGHKAGMEALQEVTIAAKEMGVQALTVYAFSTENWTRPQQEVSFIMNLPVEFYDRFVPELHKNNVKIQMIGEVSRLPKETLEALEKAEALTRSNTGLILNFALNYGGRAELTQAVKQIAQEVLDARLNPGDISEEMIANYLYTSSLPKDLRDPDLIIRTSGELRLSNFLPWQAAYSELYFTDVMWPDFGEKALHEAIEEYSHRHRRFGGV
- a CDS encoding phosphatidate cytidylyltransferase; the encoded protein is MRKDLQKRVIFGGIALAFFIPVVLMGGLVFQIVVGLIAMLGVHELLKMKGLQTETIEGALAMLAALVLALPLESYLPFLPAGGNFIAYGLLVLLLMGTTVLAQGYTYDEVVYPIASSFYVGFGFHALIQARLAGVDKILLALFIVWATDSGAYFIGSQFGKKKLLPRVSPNKTVEGSLGGIACAVVVTMIFMMLDRTVAGSYGWVTMILFTILFSIAAQFGDLVESAIKRHFGVKDSGRFIPGHGGVLDRFDSLIFVFPLMLFFGLF
- the rseP gene encoding RIP metalloprotease RseP, with the protein product MQFIAFIIIFGVIVLVHEFGHFYFAKKSGILVREFAIGMGPKIFAHVGKDGTAYTIRILPLGGYVRMAGWGEDTTEIKTGTPVSLTLNPEGTVVRINLSGKNIDQTALPMNVTDFDFEDKLQITGIVIEETKTYPVHHDATIVEEDGTEVRIAPLDVQYQNASIWGRLMTNFAGPMNNFILSIVVYSLLAFMQGGAVDYYSNHVQVVPQGVVAKAGLKDNDQIVQINEYKVSNWDELTDSVQKATRNQGKNPEVTITYERDGKTQKVTVQPEEDGGRYYIGVTNAVKTGFLDKLFSGVTDTWYTATRILTALKDIIFHFSLNKLGGPVAIYKASSQAAELGLPAILSLMAMLSINIGIFNLIPIPALDGGKILINLIELVRRKPLKQEVETYLTLAGVAVMVILMIAVTWNDIMKLFLK
- a CDS encoding proline--tRNA ligase encodes the protein MKQSKMLIPTLREMPSDAQVISHALMLRAGYVRQVSAGVYSYLPLANRVIEKAKKIMRQEFDKIGAVEMLAPALLSADLWRESGRYETYGEDLYKLKNREKSDFILGPTHEETFTAIVRDSVKSYKQLPLNLYQIQPKYRDEKRPRNGLLRTREFIMKDGYSFHANYDSLDVTYDEYKAAYERIFTRSGLDFKAIIGDGGAMGGKDSQEFMAITPSRTDLDRWVVLDKSVASFDEIPAEVQEEIKAELLKWMVSGEDTIAYSSESSYAANLEMATNAYKPSNRVVTEEEVARVETPGVKSIDEVAAFLNISEDQTIKTLVYIADQEPVVALLVGNDQLNEVKLKNHLGADFLEPATEAEVKELLGADFGSLGPVNLPETVKIIADRKVQDSRNAVVGANQNGYHLTGVNPGRDFTAEYVDIREVREGEISPDGQGVLNFARGIEIGHIFKLGTRYSASMGADVLDENGRAVPIIMGCYGIGVSRLLSAVMEQHARLFVNKTPKGEYRYAWGINFPKELAPFDVHLIPVNVKDEASLELTSKIEDQLVKAGYEVLVDDRNERAGVKFSDSDLIGLPIRITVGKKAADGIVEVKIKASGDTIEVHADNLLETLSILNK